The nucleotide sequence CATGAACGCCCGAATGGCGGTCGGAGCGGTGTAGAAGATGGTCACGCCGTGGCGGTCGATCATGTCCCAGAAGCGATCGGGGCCGGGTTGGTTGGGCGCGCCTTCATACATGAAGACCGTGGCACCATTGGAAAGCAGGCCGTAGACGACGTAGCTGTGGCCCGTGATCCAGCCGATATCGGCGGTGCAGAAGTAGCGATCGTTCTCCTTGAGATCGAAAACGTATTTCGAGGAGAGCTTGGAGCCGAGCAGGTAACCCGCGCTGGTGTGCAGCACGCCCTTCGGTTTGCCAGTGCTGCCCGACGTATAGAGAATGAAGAGCGGATGTTCGGAGGTGAACGCCTTGGCCTTGTGCGTGTTGGCCACCTCGGCGGTCGCTTCGTGCCACCAGATGTCGCGCTTCGCCCGCATGGGGACCTCGTTGCCGCAGCGTTGATGCACGAGCACGTGCTCGACGCACTTGGCCTTGGCGACGGCTTCGTCGACGGTGGGCTTGAGCGGAAAGACTTTGCCCCGACGCCAGCCGCCATCGGCGGTGATGACGAGTTTGGCCCCGCAATCGATGATGCGGTCCTTGAGCGACTCGGCGCTGAACCCACCAAAAACAACCGTGTGAATCGCTCCGACTCGCGCGCAGGCCAACATGGCGAACACCGCTTCGGGCACCATGGGCATGTAGATCGCCACGCGGTCGCCCTTGCCCACGCCCAAGTCGGTGAAGACATTGGCGAGACGCGAGACCTCGAAATACAGTTGCCGGTAAGTGATCGTGCGGACATCGCCCGGTTCACCTTCAAAAATCAGCGCGGCTTTGTTTTCGCGCTCCGTCCCGAGATGGCGGTCGATGCAGTTCTCCGCTACGTTGAGGGTGCCACCTCCAAACCACTTCGCATGCGGTGCCTTCCACTTAAGGACATCCGTATATGGCTTGCGCCAAACGAGTAAGTCCTTCGCTTGGCGGTCCCAGAACTTTTCTGGGGAGTTGACAGACTCTCGGTAGAGTCTCTTATAGGCGGCCATGCTGCCAAGATTCGCTTGGCGCTGAAACTCGGCCGAAGGTCCGAAAACCCGCTTCTCACGGGAAACTGAGGTAATTGTTTGGTCCGTCACGTTTGGATCGTTGTGGTTTTGGGGATTAACTAAAGCCACGGCTCTCTGGCCGGGACCGCGATTTATCAAGTTGCTCGTCACAAGCGTCAAGCGTGCGCCCCGCTCGTAGGATCTTCATGGCCACCCACCCCCTTTTCCCACATGGCAAAATCCACCGAAAACGCCGCTGAGGCACCGCCCGAGTCGAACGACAATCCACCTGCAACCGAAGCTCCCGAGAAGGATTCCAATCTCGTGGAAGTGTCGGGCATTCTCGACATCGACAAACAAAAGGGCGGCAACGGCGTCCTCCTCGACCTCGCCCGCTACGGCAAACGCCGTCCGTCGGATGTTTTCGTGCCGAAGGAGCTGATCCGTCGCTTCAAGCTGCGCCAAGGTAGTGAAATCAAAGGCACGGCGTTTCCGGCCGAGGGGCGCTTCCCCAATCCGAAGATGAAGTTCATCGATTCGGTCGACGGCATGTCGATCGAGGAGCGCAAAGCCCAGTGGGACTTCCTCAACTTCACCACGCTCTCCCCCGAGGAACGCCTCAAACTCGAGACCAAGGACGGTCGCATGACCACCCGGGCGGTCGACTTGTTTTGCCCCATCGGCAAAGGCACCCGCGGCCTCATCGTCGCCCCGCCCCGCACCGGCAAGACGACCATCCTGCGCGACATGGCCCTCGGCGTGATCGAAAACCACCCGGAGTGTCACGTCATGATCCTGCTCGTTGACGAGCGCCCCGAGGAAGTCACCGATTTCAAACGCAGTGTGGATGCCGAAGTCTGGGCCTCCTCCAATGACGAACAGGTGCAAAACCACATCCGCATCGCCGACATGGCGATCGAGCGGGCCAAACGTCTCGTCGAATGCGGCAAGGATGTCGTGCTGTTGCTCGACTCGCTCACCCGCCTTTCCCGCGCTCACAACACCCAGCGCAACTCCGGTCGCACGGGCTCCGGCGGTCTGGACGTGCGGGCATTGGAAAAACCCCGCCAACTCTTCGCCTCGGCCCGCAATACCGAGGAAGCCGGCTCGCTCACCATCGTGGCCTCCATCCTCGTGGAAACCGGCAGCCGCATGGACGACGTGATTTTCCAGGAATTCAAAGGCACCGGCAACAGCGACCTCGTGCTCGACCGCAAATGCGCCGAAATGCGCATCTGGCCCGCGATCAACATTCAGGCGTCCGGCACCCGTAAGGAAGAGCTGTTGATGACGCCCGAGGAGCTCGATTGCATCCATTTCTTCCGTCGTGCCCTCGTGCAACAGAAGATCGAGGAAGCGACCGAGACCATGACCTCCCGCCTCTCCAAAACCAAGACCAACGCGGAATTCCTCAAGCTGATCGCCCGTTGATCAGGAAATCCTCGCACCAACCTGTTTTTTCGAACGCCGGACTGCACGTCCGGCGTTTTTTTTGCCGGGCTGACACAAGCAGGTCTTTTACCTCTTGCGCAGTCCTCCAAAACCCTGTCTTAACTTTCTTTCCGCCCGTCGCCGGCGCGCCGCGCGGACCCACGCCGTAACCCGTTCCGTATGCACAGTTTTTCCGAGCAATGCCTCGATATGGCCCGTTCCATTTTGGGCCACAATCTAGAATCAATTCAGCCCGATGGCACCCTGCGTCCCGTCGATGGCGAATCTTCCCGCGCCGACGAGCCGGGCCATGTCGCTTTGGCGTTGGGAGAGTTTTACCGCGCCACCGGTGAATCCACCCTCGATGGACACGATATCATCGACTTGGCGGCCCGCACCATCACGGCCCAGATTTTCACGGAGCCCGCCGCCGAAAACGGTTTGGCCTATGCCGCCCTCGGCTTGCTGTGCTTTGGTCCGTCCAAAGAGCGCAATCCCGTCTGGGAGCGCCTCGTGCCCGAGACCCAGGAGCGCATCGACAAAGCCCTGCTCCACCGCTCGGACTACGACAATCACTGGCAGGCATTCAACATCGGCAAAGCCGTCGCCCGCTTCTCCTTTGGTTTGTCCAAAAAAGACGAGACCTCGCGCTTGATCGAGCGCTTCGTCGACCGCGTCAACTCCACCAGCTCGAACGGCTTCGTCGACGACGCGACCGACGGCATTGGCGGCAACTTCAATCTCTACGGCGTGATGTCCCTCGTGTTCATCCGCTCCTCGCTGCAACTCCACGCCAACAGCGGCGTGCGGGATCGCAAGCTGCCGACGCTCCGCACCTACGCGGAAAAATACCTCAAGATGATGCCCGATCTCGTCCGCTCGGACGGCTTGGGTTGGGCCTTCGGTCGCGCGGCCGGCGCCTACGGTCAGATGCACTGCATCAGCCTCATCCTCCAAGGGCTCCGCGACGGTTGGATCGGCGACGATCAAAAGGCCAAATACTACGACGTGCTGCGTCGTTTGTTCCTCTTCTTCTACCAGACGTATCTCGATCAAGAGCACGGTTTTCTCGACGTCCGCGACGCCGAGCGCACCGCCTACTCCTCCCACACCACGCGTCTCGCCAATTTCGACGCCGCCCGCTATCTCTGCCAATGGTCGCGTCTGGCCAAGACTGTCCACATGCCGACGGGACAGGCCAAGATCGACCCGCCCAAGACGACCGGTCGCTTCGTGATCTTCGACAAGTCCAGCCGCAAGGAACAAGGCGTCTTCCTCTACCGTGATGCCGGCAGCGGCCTCCATGCGCAGATTCCCTTGATCGCAGCCGGTGGCAAAACCACCGCCGACTCGCTGCCTTTCCCGCATTGCCCGGGTATCTTCGACTGGCCCAACAACGTCTACGCGCCGATCATGATCCCCGAACTCACGTTCGGCGACAAGGTCACCATCCCCGCGTTTTACGGCAAAAACTGCGTCACCGGTCTCGGCCTGCGTCGCAGCTTTTTCTTCCGCTACGACCAACCCGAGCTGATCACGACCGAACAGGAGATCCTCAAGGGACTCGGTTCGGTCAAGGTGCAGTGGAACTTCTCCGGCCCGCAGATCAGCGCCGAATTTGCCTACCAGGTGAAGCAACAGGTCTCGCTCGACCGATTCCGTTTCATGCTGGCCATTGCGGCGCCCCACTCGGTTTACCACGTCGGCGGTTCACTCGCCCTCGGTGCCGAAGGCCACCGCTGCAGCGTCACCAAGGACGACTTCCAAGCCGTCTGGCAGGAAACCGAAGTCGTGACCAGCGACGCGACTTACCGGACCAATTACGGCAAGGTGCACTACCTGCAGACGCTTGAACGCGACCATCCGCTCATCATGCGTCCGGGCAACACCTACCGCCTCGCGGTCAGCTTCGAACCCGACGTCACGGAAATCGAATAAGGACGAAGTCAGAAGTATGAAGTAAACAGCTCACCTGCGGGTCCTTCTTACTTCTCTCTTCAAACTTCCTACTTAATCCATGCTCGCCCGTCGGATCATCCCTTGTCTCGACGTGACCAATGGTCGCGTCGTCAAGGGCGTTAAATTCCAGGAACTGCGCGACGCCGGCGATCCCGTCGAGTGCGCCAAAGCTTACGACGCCCAAGGGGCCGACGAACTCGTGTTCCTCGACATCACGGCCTCCAGCGACGGGCGTTCGATCATGCACGACGTTGTGGCCGCCACGGCCGAACAGTGTTTCATGCCGCTGACCGTCGGTGGCGGTCTGCGCACGGTCGCCGACATCGAAGC is from Synoicihabitans lomoniglobus and encodes:
- the acs gene encoding acetate--CoA ligase — translated: MTDQTITSVSREKRVFGPSAEFQRQANLGSMAAYKRLYRESVNSPEKFWDRQAKDLLVWRKPYTDVLKWKAPHAKWFGGGTLNVAENCIDRHLGTERENKAALIFEGEPGDVRTITYRQLYFEVSRLANVFTDLGVGKGDRVAIYMPMVPEAVFAMLACARVGAIHTVVFGGFSAESLKDRIIDCGAKLVITADGGWRRGKVFPLKPTVDEAVAKAKCVEHVLVHQRCGNEVPMRAKRDIWWHEATAEVANTHKAKAFTSEHPLFILYTSGSTGKPKGVLHTSAGYLLGSKLSSKYVFDLKENDRYFCTADIGWITGHSYVVYGLLSNGATVFMYEGAPNQPGPDRFWDMIDRHGVTIFYTAPTAIRAFMKWGDEHVKKHSLKSLRLLGSVGEPINPEAWMWYHKNIGKKKCPIVDTWWQTETGSIMITPLPGVTECKPGSATFPFFGVQPKVVDDLGHEVPLGSAGKLIIAQPWPSMLRTLWGDDKRFKETYFSDFPGIYFTGDGARRDEDGYFWIVGRIDDVLNISGHRLGTAEVESALVAHPKVAEAAAVGRPDDLKGQSLVVFVTVKSGIEVSDELKAELRNHVGKEIGAIAKPDEVRFAAALPKTRSGKIMRRILKQIAAGQLVKGDTTTLEDFSVVAALQAED
- the rho gene encoding transcription termination factor Rho: MAKSTENAAEAPPESNDNPPATEAPEKDSNLVEVSGILDIDKQKGGNGVLLDLARYGKRRPSDVFVPKELIRRFKLRQGSEIKGTAFPAEGRFPNPKMKFIDSVDGMSIEERKAQWDFLNFTTLSPEERLKLETKDGRMTTRAVDLFCPIGKGTRGLIVAPPRTGKTTILRDMALGVIENHPECHVMILLVDERPEEVTDFKRSVDAEVWASSNDEQVQNHIRIADMAIERAKRLVECGKDVVLLLDSLTRLSRAHNTQRNSGRTGSGGLDVRALEKPRQLFASARNTEEAGSLTIVASILVETGSRMDDVIFQEFKGTGNSDLVLDRKCAEMRIWPAINIQASGTRKEELLMTPEELDCIHFFRRALVQQKIEEATETMTSRLSKTKTNAEFLKLIAR